One region of Mus musculus strain C57BL/6J chromosome 15, GRCm38.p6 C57BL/6J genomic DNA includes:
- the Otulinl gene encoding inactive ubiquitin thioesterase OTULINL isoform 3 (isoform 3 is encoded by transcript variant 3), which translates to MEAPRSAPRERERARTTSGSDQVHSWILVTSQVLSAAWRIARAFVMTTLSPLSATFSYFRSLYLYLGHQLKWWIGYLQRKFKRNLSVEAEVDLLSYCAREWKGEAPRARLMRKLPEKLLFSQGCNWIQQYSFGPEKYTGSNVFGKLRKCVELLKLQWTEFSGMRDHHKRGSMCNSLFSDAILECKLYEALKFLMLYQVTEAYEQMKTNKVIPSLFRLLFSRESSPDPLSFMMNHLNSIGDTCGLDQIDMFILGYSLQVKIKVFRLFKFNSRDFAVCYPEEPLREWPEISLLTENGHHYHIPVF; encoded by the exons ATGGAGGCGCCGAGGAGCGCGCCGCGGGAGCGGGAGCGCGCTCGGACCACCTCAG gAAGTGACCAAGTTCACTCCTGGATACTAGTTACAAGCCAAGTCCTTAGTGCTGCCTGGAGAATAGCAAGGGCCTTTGTGATGACGACGCTCTCTCCTCTGTCCGCTACCTTCAGCTACTTCAGAAGCCTGTATTTATACTTAGGGCATCAGCTGAAATG GTGGATCGGctatctacagagaaagttcaaaA GAAACCTCAGTGTGGAGGCAGAAGTAGATTTACTCAGTTATTGTGCAAGAGAGTGGAAGGGAGAAGCCCCGCGTGCCAGACTGATGCGGAAG CTTCCTGAAAAACTACTCTTTTCTCAAGGCTGTAACTGGATCCAGCAGTACAGTTTCGGGCCTGAGAAGTACACAGGTTCCAATGTGTTTGGAAAGTTACGGAAATGTGTGGAGTTACTGAAACTGCAG TGGACTGAGTTTAGTGGGATGAGAGATCACCACAAGAGAGGGAGCATGTGTAACAGCCTCTTCTCCGACGCCATCCTGGAGTGTAAACTGTACGAAGCTTTGAAGTTCCTCATGCTCTACCAGGTCACGGAAGCGTATGAGCAAATGAAGACCAACAAGGTTATCCCCAGCCTTTTCAGACTCCTGTTTTCCCGGGAGTCATCGCCGGATCCTTTGAGCTTCATGATGAATCACCTGAATTCCATAGGCGACACTTGTGGTTTGGATCAG ATTGACATGTTTATACTCGGGTATTCTCTTCAAGTAAAGATAAAAGTGTTTCGACTGTTCAAGTTTAACTCCAGAGACTTTGCAGTCTGCTACCCCGAGGAGCCTCTCAGGGAGTGGCCAGAGATCTCCCTACTGACTGAGAATGG
- the Otulinl gene encoding inactive ubiquitin thioesterase OTULINL isoform 1 (isoform 1 is encoded by transcript variant 1) — protein sequence MEAPRSAPRERERARTTSGSDQVHSWILVTSQVLSAAWRIARAFVMTTLSPLSATFSYFRSLYLYLGHQLKWWIGYLQRKFKRNLSVEAEVDLLSYCAREWKGEAPRARLMRKAYEELFWRHHIKCVRAVKRDNYDALRSVLFQIFSQGLSFPSWMKEKDIVKLPEKLLFSQGCNWIQQYSFGPEKYTGSNVFGKLRKCVELLKLQWTEFSGMRDHHKRGSMCNSLFSDAILECKLYEALKFLMLYQVTEAYEQMKTNKVIPSLFRLLFSRESSPDPLSFMMNHLNSIGDTCGLDQIDMFILGYSLQVKIKVFRLFKFNSRDFAVCYPEEPLREWPEISLLTENGHHYHIPVF from the exons ATGGAGGCGCCGAGGAGCGCGCCGCGGGAGCGGGAGCGCGCTCGGACCACCTCAG gAAGTGACCAAGTTCACTCCTGGATACTAGTTACAAGCCAAGTCCTTAGTGCTGCCTGGAGAATAGCAAGGGCCTTTGTGATGACGACGCTCTCTCCTCTGTCCGCTACCTTCAGCTACTTCAGAAGCCTGTATTTATACTTAGGGCATCAGCTGAAATG GTGGATCGGctatctacagagaaagttcaaaA GAAACCTCAGTGTGGAGGCAGAAGTAGATTTACTCAGTTATTGTGCAAGAGAGTGGAAGGGAGAAGCCCCGCGTGCCAGACTGATGCGGAAG GCCTATGAGGAATTGTTCTGGAGGCACCATATTAAATGTGTTCGAGCAGTCAAGAGAGATAACTACGATGCTCTCAGATCTGTGTTGTTCCAGATCTTCAGCCAAGGCCTCTCCTTCCCATCATGGATGAAGGAAAAAGACATCGTTAAG CTTCCTGAAAAACTACTCTTTTCTCAAGGCTGTAACTGGATCCAGCAGTACAGTTTCGGGCCTGAGAAGTACACAGGTTCCAATGTGTTTGGAAAGTTACGGAAATGTGTGGAGTTACTGAAACTGCAG TGGACTGAGTTTAGTGGGATGAGAGATCACCACAAGAGAGGGAGCATGTGTAACAGCCTCTTCTCCGACGCCATCCTGGAGTGTAAACTGTACGAAGCTTTGAAGTTCCTCATGCTCTACCAGGTCACGGAAGCGTATGAGCAAATGAAGACCAACAAGGTTATCCCCAGCCTTTTCAGACTCCTGTTTTCCCGGGAGTCATCGCCGGATCCTTTGAGCTTCATGATGAATCACCTGAATTCCATAGGCGACACTTGTGGTTTGGATCAG ATTGACATGTTTATACTCGGGTATTCTCTTCAAGTAAAGATAAAAGTGTTTCGACTGTTCAAGTTTAACTCCAGAGACTTTGCAGTCTGCTACCCCGAGGAGCCTCTCAGGGAGTGGCCAGAGATCTCCCTACTGACTGAGAATGG
- the Otulinl gene encoding inactive ubiquitin thioesterase OTULINL isoform 2 (isoform 2 is encoded by transcript variant 2) yields the protein MEAPRSAPRERERARTTSGSDQVHSWILVTSQVLSAAWRIARAFVMTTLSPLSATFSYFRSLYLYLGHQLKWWIGYLQRKFKRNLSVEAEVDLLSYCAREWKGEAPRARLMRKAYEELFWRHHIKCVRAVKRDNYDALRSVLFQIFSQGLSFPSWMKEKDIVKLPEKLLFSQGCNWIQQYSFGPEKYTGSNVFGKLRKCVELLKLQWTEFSGMRDHHKRGSMCNSLFSDAILECKLYEALKFLMLYQVTEAYEQMKTNKVIPSLFRLLFSRESSPDPLSFMMNHLNSIGDTCGLDQFSPDFLLVMVLPCFHTVGTCP from the exons ATGGAGGCGCCGAGGAGCGCGCCGCGGGAGCGGGAGCGCGCTCGGACCACCTCAG gAAGTGACCAAGTTCACTCCTGGATACTAGTTACAAGCCAAGTCCTTAGTGCTGCCTGGAGAATAGCAAGGGCCTTTGTGATGACGACGCTCTCTCCTCTGTCCGCTACCTTCAGCTACTTCAGAAGCCTGTATTTATACTTAGGGCATCAGCTGAAATG GTGGATCGGctatctacagagaaagttcaaaA GAAACCTCAGTGTGGAGGCAGAAGTAGATTTACTCAGTTATTGTGCAAGAGAGTGGAAGGGAGAAGCCCCGCGTGCCAGACTGATGCGGAAG GCCTATGAGGAATTGTTCTGGAGGCACCATATTAAATGTGTTCGAGCAGTCAAGAGAGATAACTACGATGCTCTCAGATCTGTGTTGTTCCAGATCTTCAGCCAAGGCCTCTCCTTCCCATCATGGATGAAGGAAAAAGACATCGTTAAG CTTCCTGAAAAACTACTCTTTTCTCAAGGCTGTAACTGGATCCAGCAGTACAGTTTCGGGCCTGAGAAGTACACAGGTTCCAATGTGTTTGGAAAGTTACGGAAATGTGTGGAGTTACTGAAACTGCAG TGGACTGAGTTTAGTGGGATGAGAGATCACCACAAGAGAGGGAGCATGTGTAACAGCCTCTTCTCCGACGCCATCCTGGAGTGTAAACTGTACGAAGCTTTGAAGTTCCTCATGCTCTACCAGGTCACGGAAGCGTATGAGCAAATGAAGACCAACAAGGTTATCCCCAGCCTTTTCAGACTCCTGTTTTCCCGGGAGTCATCGCCGGATCCTTTGAGCTTCATGATGAATCACCTGAATTCCATAGGCGACACTTGTGGTTTGGATCAG TTTTCTCCTGACTTCTTGCTAGTCATGGTCCTGCCCTGCTTCCACACCGTGGGTACTTGTCCCTAA